A single window of Silurus meridionalis isolate SWU-2019-XX chromosome 11, ASM1480568v1, whole genome shotgun sequence DNA harbors:
- the vps37bb gene encoding VPS37B subunit of ESCRT-I b, with product MGEIFGFTSKLSSYSMTQLNELLEYDDKLNEIVKEMDEMQEMQQTKEMTLASNRSLAEQNLSLQPNLEQQKMQLIKRYCCLQELYEAYQLRKCTLDHNSGKSSLDTLLALLQAEGAKIEEETENMADSFLDGDLSLDAFIETYQSKRKLAHLRRVKIDKLQEVLLKCYQMPQVPVEHVPSQTPTSTASFHGQVNGSPGPMRATPSTSIQLTGQQGALPYPVTPNPPVQMPSMVPSYTGPLTQPYTPAFPQRPGLPPRTGFIMQ from the exons ATGGGGGAAATCTTTGGGTTCACGAGTAAATTGAGTTCGTATTCAATGACCCAGCTGAACGAGCTGCTCGAATACGATGACAAGCTCAATGAAATCGTCAAAGAAATGGACGAG ATGCAGGAGATGCAGCAAACTAAAGAGATGACCCTCGCTAGTAACCGCAGTCTCGCTGAGCAGAACCTTAGCCTCCAGCCCAATTTGGAACAACAGAAAATGCAGCTAATCAAGCGCTACTGCTGTTTACAGGAACTCTATGAGGCCTACCAGCTCCGCAAATGCACTCTAG ATCACAACTCAGGAAAAAGCTCACTAGACACACTGTTAGCCCTACTACAGGCTGAAGGAGCCAAAATAGAAGAGGAAACAGAG AACATGGCGGATTCCTTCCTTGATGGCGATTTGTCTCTGGATGCCTTCATTGAAACTTATCAAAGCAAGAGAAAGTTGGCCCATTTGCGGCGTGTAAAGATTGATAAGCTGCAGGAGGTGCTGCTCAAATGTTATCAAATGCCACAGGTTCCGGTCGAGCACGTTCCATCTCAGACACCCACATCCACTGCGTCTTTCCATGGCCAGGTTAATGGCTCCCCGGGTCCTATGAGGGCAACACCTTCAACTTCAATCCAGCTGACAGGGCAGCAGGGAGCTTTACCCTACCCAGTAACCCCTAACCCTCCTGTACAAATGCCCAGCATGGTGCCATCCTACACAGGTCCACTGACACAGCCATACACACCAGCATTTCCCCAGAGGCCTGGTCTTCCACCAAGAACTGGCTTCATCATGCAGTGA